In a single window of the Salvelinus alpinus chromosome 15, SLU_Salpinus.1, whole genome shotgun sequence genome:
- the LOC139539562 gene encoding zinc transporter ZIP3-like, with protein sequence MELVVAKVLCLLGVFALMLAGILVPVRLMMQVDYEKAQNYRKALALCNSFGGGVFLATCFNALLPAVRNKVDEVLKLVNITTDYPLAETMMMLGFFLTVFVEQAVLTFKKEKPSFINLETFNAGVSEAGSDSEYDTPFISPTRGSPVGHHHGHHHGHLSPTELARAGPLRLASLVLALSAHSVFEGLALGLQEDGAKLGSLFLGVGIHETLAAVALGVSVAKAALPMRDAIKLGVTVSLMIPIGIGLGMGINSAQNLAGSIASVVLQGLAAGTFLFVTFFEILSRELEDKHDRLLKVLFLILGYGVLAGLMFIKW encoded by the exons ATGGAGCTTGTAGTGGCCAAGGTCCTTTGCCTTCTGGGAGTGTTTGCCCTCATGTTGGCTGGGATTCTTGTCCCAGTGCGCCTGATGATGCAGGTGGACTATGAAAAAGCCCAAAACTACAGGAAGGCTCTTGCACTCTGCAATTCTTTTGGCGGTGGTGTATTTCTGGCCACTTGCTTCAATGCTCTTTTGCCAGCAGTAAGAAACAAG GTGGACGAGGTCCTTAAGCTGGTGAATATAACCACAGACTACCCCCTGGCAGAGACCATGATGATGCTGGGCTTCTTCCTCACCGTCTTTGTGGAGCAGGCAGTGCTCACCTTCAAGAAGGAGAAGCCATCTTTCATCAACCTGGAGACCTTTAACGCAGGGGTCTCCGAGGCTGGGAGTGACTCTGAGTACGACACTCCATTCATTTCTCCCACCCGGGGCTCCCCTGTGGGCCACCACCATGGGCATCACCACGGACACCTCAGCCCCACTGAGCTGGCCAGAGCTGGGCCTCTGCGGCTGGCCAGCCTGGTCCTGGCTCTCTCTGCCCATTCTGTATTCGAGGGGCTGGCCCTGGGCCTCCAGGAGGACGGGGCCAAGCTGGGAAGCCTCTTCCTGGGGGTGGGCATCCACGAGACCCTGGCCGCCGTGGCTCTGGGGGTGAGTGTGGCCAAAGCTGCTTTGCCCATGAGGGATGCCATCAAACTGGGTGTGACGGTCAGCCTCATGATACCCATTGGCATCGGACTGGGCATGGGCATCAATAGTGCCCAGAACCTGGCAGGTAGTATTGCCTCTGTGGTGCTCCAAGGCCTGGCTGCTGGTACTTTCCTCTTTGTCACCTTCTTTGAGATCCTGTCTCGGGAGCTGGAGGATAAACATGACAGACTGTTAAAGGTGCTCTTTCTCATACTGGGCTATGGGGTACTAGCAGGCCTAATGTTCATCAAGTGGTGA